The following are from one region of the Moritella sp. 24 genome:
- a CDS encoding siderophore ABC transporter substrate-binding protein produces MKLSVVATFFGLLFSANALSDTITVTHQLGKTTLDTKPERVVVIGTGSLDALDYFGIKPVAVSKATTMPNYLLKYKGKEFASSGSLNEPDFETIYMQKPDVIIIGSRAVESYKELSKIAPTVMFAPESNGYWQSTQQQWRMLGDIFEIQPKVEAKIASVDTQITEIASYNKTNDVKALTVMSAGGNITTFGAQSRFSAIYRDFGFQEAVPNIKESRHGDLISYEFISNVNPANLFIIDKDKLINKDKSRTREEFANPLVKSTKAYKNNNLNYLDINAWYIALSGVTATDKMIQDMQQSRAL; encoded by the coding sequence ATGAAACTATCAGTTGTAGCTACTTTCTTTGGCCTATTATTCTCTGCGAATGCATTATCAGACACGATCACTGTCACTCATCAATTAGGTAAAACAACATTAGACACTAAACCTGAGCGTGTTGTCGTGATTGGCACAGGGTCGCTAGATGCCTTAGATTACTTTGGTATTAAGCCAGTTGCAGTAAGTAAAGCGACAACGATGCCAAATTACTTATTGAAGTATAAAGGCAAAGAGTTCGCGTCGTCTGGTAGCTTAAACGAACCTGATTTTGAAACCATTTACATGCAAAAACCAGATGTAATTATTATTGGCTCTCGCGCTGTCGAATCTTATAAAGAGCTGTCCAAAATTGCTCCAACAGTGATGTTCGCACCAGAATCAAATGGCTACTGGCAGAGTACCCAACAGCAATGGCGTATGCTGGGTGATATCTTTGAAATACAACCAAAAGTAGAAGCTAAGATTGCCAGTGTTGATACTCAAATCACCGAAATTGCTAGCTACAATAAAACCAACGACGTGAAAGCATTAACGGTAATGAGTGCAGGCGGTAATATCACTACGTTTGGTGCACAGTCTCGCTTCTCTGCCATCTACCGTGACTTTGGTTTCCAAGAAGCGGTACCCAATATTAAAGAATCTCGCCATGGTGATTTGATCTCGTATGAATTCATTAGCAACGTGAACCCCGCTAACCTGTTCATTATCGACAAAGACAAACTGATTAATAAAGACAAAAGTCGTACCCGTGAAGAGTTTGCCAACCCGCTGGTTAAATCAACCAAAGCCTATAAAAATAATAATCTAAATTACCTTGATATTAACGCCTGGTATATTGCACTTTCGGGCGTCACAGCTACCGATAAAATGATCCAAGATATGCAGCAATCACGCGCACTGTAA
- a CDS encoding DOPA 4,5-dioxygenase family protein, whose translation MDTPVNSHADYHAHFYFDASSQAHAEALRTSINKELGLYVGNFNTKPVGPHPQWSFQASFTADDFDVFVPWCIENRKELSVLLHAVTGDDLLDHTEYVQWLGTPITLDLSRF comes from the coding sequence ATGGATACGCCCGTTAACAGCCATGCAGACTATCATGCGCATTTTTATTTCGATGCGTCATCGCAAGCACACGCCGAGGCCTTAAGAACAAGTATTAATAAAGAGCTGGGTTTGTATGTTGGTAATTTCAATACTAAACCAGTAGGGCCTCATCCACAGTGGAGCTTTCAGGCTTCGTTCACTGCAGACGATTTTGATGTATTTGTACCTTGGTGTATTGAAAACAGAAAAGAGCTATCAGTATTATTACACGCAGTTACAGGTGATGACTTACTCGATCACACCGAATATGTGCAATGGTTAGGTACGCCCATTACACTCGATTTATCGCGTTTCTAG
- a CDS encoding glutaredoxin domain-containing protein gives MAKFIVLVAAITFVNHYNPSLFTVMWQKGGAFNASGSAKAILFVHSECGAPCDAALDHLQSKSVNAEIIDVKNNAEGRKLLQQFVDTTTLPVLVVGHNIYNGFNIRSYNEFLYEVEGDNIFSWKDKRVYKEHFNEFNQPKVVIYSGRGCDNCDDLRDDFDSNGIEYIEWDIEKDNEAKTRYNILAPAYNRSNGSLLYVGTRRIEQFDMGLVSQAIDDLM, from the coding sequence ATGGCTAAATTTATTGTGCTTGTCGCCGCGATTACATTTGTAAATCACTATAATCCAAGTCTGTTTACCGTTATGTGGCAAAAGGGTGGGGCATTTAATGCCAGCGGGTCTGCAAAAGCGATATTATTTGTTCATAGTGAATGCGGAGCACCATGTGATGCGGCGTTAGACCACTTACAAAGTAAATCTGTTAATGCAGAAATTATTGATGTTAAAAATAATGCCGAAGGGCGAAAGCTGTTACAGCAGTTTGTTGATACGACAACATTACCAGTACTGGTGGTGGGTCATAATATTTATAACGGCTTTAATATTCGTAGTTATAACGAGTTTTTATATGAAGTTGAAGGCGATAACATCTTTAGCTGGAAAGATAAGCGTGTTTACAAAGAGCATTTCAATGAGTTTAATCAACCAAAGGTCGTTATTTACAGTGGTCGAGGTTGCGATAATTGTGATGACTTACGCGATGATTTCGACTCAAATGGTATTGAGTATATTGAATGGGATATCGAAAAAGATAATGAAGCAAAAACGCGGTATAACATTTTAGCGCCAGCATATAATCGGTCAAATGGGTCATTATTATACGTGGGTACGAGGCGTATAGAGCAATTTGATATGGGGTTGGTATCTCAAGCGATAGATGATTTGATGTGA
- a CDS encoding DUF3622 domain-containing protein, whose protein sequence is MAKGKKYDFNLVLVDGSWTAEIVRKITSKKTVVSKSQAGFASEAEAQVWAETELKGFLENQIERNKRRVRLVAESVEADTEESEEDDA, encoded by the coding sequence ATGGCTAAAGGTAAAAAGTACGATTTTAATTTGGTATTAGTAGACGGTTCTTGGACTGCTGAAATCGTTAGAAAAATTACATCTAAAAAAACAGTTGTATCAAAAAGCCAAGCTGGTTTTGCTTCAGAAGCAGAAGCACAAGTTTGGGCTGAAACTGAACTAAAGGGTTTCTTAGAAAACCAAATCGAACGTAACAAACGTCGTGTTCGTCTCGTTGCAGAAAGCGTTGAAGCTGATACTGAAGAATCAGAAGAAGACGACGCTTAA
- a CDS encoding protein-disulfide reductase DsbD — protein sequence MTSTTFWRHDLKILKTLFVTCLLFISASISAQTTGWLQDPSHPPIQLRFMLTGQVDEASKTVPAVLEVKLSDDWKTYWRSPGEGGIAPSIDWQDSENLVDSDWQWPVPKHFSLLGLETYGYTDAVSFPMQLQLEDLSKPLILSGKLTLSSCTTICVLTDYDINMSVDIQNLQADAEAMFLYNKSITQVPRKVDDNNAIELLWDQANSQLQATVSGYSWGDNPTLLIDGDLDTSFKLATVEHTEDRLTAVFNASSWLGEVELIDKPLNFTVIDADQALEFSTPVISGQVTIAGQSLFGIVLFALLGGLILNVMPCVLPVLGMKLSTIIDAPNVEKGKIRQQFLASAAGIIVSFWLLATFIFALKVSGQAIGWGIQFQSPWFIAAMVIITAVFSLNMLGAFEFSLSSNLQTKLATAGDDSNRGHFLQGMFATLLATPCSAPFLGTAVAYALGADTVSLFVIFTALAVGMALPWLLVATFPSLVGLLPKPGRWMGSVKTVFAGLLMLTCLWLVTLLASFLPVLVIYGIFSLISLVFLGFMVKLKGKRAVLISMGVGLLAGSVVVLGASLTTSKWSKGLPDDLVWQDLDTVRIEEQVKEGKTVFVNITADWCITCKANKIGVILQDPVYSKLQAENMVTMEGDWTVRSEKVTNYLQNNGRFGVPFNIVYGPKSPNGIPLPVILTDDAVMNAIKQASGE from the coding sequence ATGACTTCAACTACTTTTTGGAGACACGATTTGAAAATATTAAAAACGTTATTTGTAACTTGCTTACTGTTTATTTCAGCAAGCATTTCAGCGCAAACAACAGGCTGGTTACAAGACCCATCACACCCACCAATCCAATTACGCTTTATGCTAACAGGGCAAGTGGATGAAGCTTCTAAAACGGTTCCGGCTGTGCTCGAGGTTAAACTTTCTGACGATTGGAAAACTTATTGGCGCTCACCAGGTGAAGGTGGTATTGCTCCCAGCATTGATTGGCAAGATTCTGAAAACCTTGTGGATAGCGATTGGCAGTGGCCGGTACCAAAGCATTTTTCACTACTTGGGTTAGAGACGTATGGCTATACCGACGCGGTTAGCTTTCCAATGCAATTACAGCTAGAAGACCTTAGCAAACCGTTAATATTGTCAGGTAAATTGACGTTATCTTCGTGCACGACTATTTGTGTATTAACAGATTACGATATTAATATGTCGGTTGATATCCAGAATCTGCAAGCTGATGCTGAAGCAATGTTTTTATATAATAAAAGCATCACCCAAGTACCAAGAAAAGTAGATGATAATAACGCGATTGAACTGTTATGGGATCAAGCTAACAGCCAACTACAAGCGACTGTATCGGGCTACAGTTGGGGTGACAATCCGACGCTATTGATTGATGGTGATCTCGATACCAGCTTTAAACTGGCGACTGTTGAGCATACTGAGGATCGGTTAACTGCGGTATTTAATGCGAGTAGCTGGTTAGGTGAAGTTGAGCTAATTGATAAACCGCTAAATTTCACCGTTATAGACGCTGATCAAGCGCTTGAATTTTCGACACCTGTTATTTCAGGACAAGTCACTATCGCGGGACAATCGCTATTCGGCATCGTATTATTTGCATTGCTAGGTGGTTTGATCCTGAATGTGATGCCTTGTGTATTACCAGTACTAGGGATGAAGTTAAGTACAATTATTGACGCACCAAATGTTGAGAAAGGCAAAATCAGACAGCAATTCCTTGCGTCAGCAGCCGGTATCATCGTGTCGTTTTGGTTACTTGCTACGTTCATCTTTGCGCTGAAAGTATCTGGCCAAGCGATAGGTTGGGGTATTCAATTCCAAAGCCCGTGGTTCATTGCAGCCATGGTGATTATTACCGCTGTGTTCTCATTGAATATGCTAGGTGCGTTTGAATTTAGTTTATCGTCAAATCTACAAACGAAATTAGCGACAGCGGGTGATGACAGTAATCGAGGCCATTTCTTGCAAGGTATGTTCGCAACCTTGTTGGCTACACCCTGCAGTGCACCATTTTTGGGTACGGCAGTTGCTTATGCACTAGGTGCTGATACGGTAAGCTTATTCGTCATCTTTACTGCGTTAGCGGTCGGTATGGCGCTGCCATGGTTATTAGTTGCAACCTTCCCAAGTCTTGTTGGTTTACTGCCTAAGCCGGGTCGTTGGATGGGCTCAGTCAAAACTGTATTTGCTGGTTTACTGATGCTTACTTGCCTTTGGTTAGTGACATTATTAGCGAGTTTCTTACCGGTACTGGTTATATATGGCATTTTTTCCCTGATTAGCTTGGTATTCTTAGGCTTTATGGTCAAGTTAAAAGGTAAGCGTGCTGTGCTGATAAGTATGGGCGTAGGCTTATTGGCTGGGAGTGTTGTGGTATTGGGTGCTTCATTGACGACGAGTAAATGGTCAAAAGGCTTACCTGATGATTTAGTGTGGCAAGACCTTGACACGGTACGTATCGAGGAACAAGTAAAAGAAGGTAAAACAGTATTTGTAAATATCACTGCTGATTGGTGTATTACCTGTAAAGCCAATAAGATAGGTGTGATATTACAGGATCCTGTGTATAGCAAATTGCAGGCTGAAAACATGGTGACAATGGAAGGTGATTGGACGGTTAGGTCTGAAAAGGTGACTAATTACTTACAAAATAACGGTCGTTTTGGCGTGCCATTTAATATTGTTTACGGTCCGAAGTCTCCGAACGGTATACCACTTCCGGTCATATTAACAGACGATGCTGTGATGAATGCAATTAAGCAAGCTAGCGGTGAATAA
- a CDS encoding DsbA family protein, which produces MKTKLLALSSSISAVLLATQMAWAAPAQMDMTDMQQDKFNQMVKETLVNNPEILKEAIIALQAHEQNKVKEQQAQSLGDNSAALFNNKMDPWMGAENPELTIAYFTDFNCPYCKKIEPLLDRLVEEYPEVRVVYKLVPILGPSSKEATELALTVWENEPEKFAELHRKLMSRPSRLDSGAIAKVGKITDTDEWLDNTAASVETTINGSMGLMREFGLSGTPGLIFADQIVGGLVPYAQLEQQVKAALAAKRKK; this is translated from the coding sequence ATGAAAACTAAATTACTCGCACTCTCAAGCTCGATTTCTGCCGTTCTTTTAGCAACGCAAATGGCGTGGGCTGCACCTGCACAGATGGATATGACTGACATGCAGCAGGATAAGTTTAACCAAATGGTGAAAGAAACCTTGGTGAACAACCCAGAGATCTTAAAAGAAGCAATTATTGCGCTGCAAGCACACGAGCAAAATAAAGTGAAAGAACAGCAAGCGCAAAGCTTAGGAGATAATTCTGCAGCTTTATTTAATAACAAAATGGATCCGTGGATGGGTGCTGAAAACCCAGAACTCACAATCGCCTACTTTACAGATTTTAACTGCCCTTACTGTAAAAAAATCGAACCACTGTTAGACCGTTTAGTTGAAGAATACCCAGAAGTTCGTGTAGTTTACAAACTTGTTCCTATCTTAGGTCCAAGCTCGAAAGAAGCGACAGAATTAGCATTGACGGTATGGGAAAATGAACCAGAGAAGTTTGCTGAATTACACCGTAAACTGATGTCACGCCCAAGTCGTTTAGACAGTGGTGCTATCGCTAAAGTAGGTAAGATCACAGATACCGATGAGTGGTTAGATAATACGGCTGCAAGTGTTGAAACAACTATCAATGGTAGCATGGGGTTGATGCGTGAATTTGGTTTAAGTGGTACACCGGGTCTTATCTTTGCAGATCAAATTGTGGGTGGTCTGGTTCCTTATGCGCAACTAGAGCAACAAGTTAAAGCGGCGCTTGCGGCTAAACGTAAGAAATAA
- a CDS encoding redoxin domain-containing protein produces the protein MKQRLLGWIKQLVIFLLLALIITAVVDVWRGKDFPKDNVPALVGKTLAGEEFDLAALSKDQAVVVYFWATWCPVCSFVSPAVDTLSEYYPVVTVALSSGEDLRVKKYLQHNEYNFDVINDENYDLGNAWKVKVTPTILIVKDDEVKWLTTGFTSLPGIWWRLMFT, from the coding sequence ATGAAACAACGACTGCTTGGTTGGATTAAACAATTAGTCATATTCTTATTATTAGCCTTGATTATTACTGCTGTTGTCGATGTATGGCGTGGTAAAGACTTTCCTAAAGATAACGTACCTGCGTTAGTTGGGAAAACGTTGGCAGGAGAAGAGTTTGATCTTGCCGCGTTAAGTAAAGATCAAGCTGTAGTGGTCTATTTTTGGGCAACGTGGTGCCCTGTATGTAGCTTTGTTAGCCCTGCGGTTGATACATTATCTGAATATTATCCTGTCGTTACTGTGGCATTAAGTTCAGGTGAAGACCTACGCGTTAAGAAATACTTACAACACAATGAGTATAATTTTGATGTGATTAATGATGAAAATTATGATCTTGGTAATGCTTGGAAAGTAAAAGTAACCCCAACCATCTTAATTGTTAAAGATGATGAGGTTAAATGGCTTACCACCGGATTTACCAGTTTACCTGGGATCTGGTGGCGTTTAATGTTTACTTAA
- a CDS encoding methyl-accepting chemotaxis protein codes for MAMKINMPITDTEQFMKEGDILVSKTDLKGSITFVNRAFIELSGFTEAELLRKSHSIVRHPDMPPAAFKDLWETIQQGNPWTGIIKNRVKNGDFYWVVANVIPIKKNGQVIEYMSVRTKPTLQEIKNAELTYQAMNADNQPRKNPLVTLNKLFVNAGLKAKLSILTLFIAFILIAGALVQYASVNKIDTTWDNYQANVAERSSLIKHMTASLGYGGIIHQFKNYVLRQDDRYREQFIQSYTTLLDQINRYQALPNISLEEQSALKSISDVVNEYRHNLDNVQSLIANNASVSQIDRSVKIDDKVALNALSELLQSHTDLTQETASTLHAQLTDSLMSIAIERSITFLILAFLAAMVLRRAVIKPVKQLIGIFNNINEGKFENKFEIRNNNEFGKLFQALYTTQTKLNFDIQESRLTAEEALRIKNALDNVSANVMVTDGQRNIIYLNESVRKLLKNAENDIKKELPNFNADTLLGDNIDIFHKQPQHQQQLLQGLSSTHQASIKIGGRTMQLTFNPVTNSANERLGTVVEWNDKTAELAIEQEIDAIVASAVNGDLSKRINLEGKNEFFTKLSSGLNELLESSSLFVSDVGSLFSRMAEGDLTQSIEQEYNGEFQKIKNDANNTIDKLTTIINQIRTSADTVNTASHEIALGNTDLSQRTEEQACSLEQTASSMEEITATVKQSAANTDEANKLATEAKNKAQNGGKTVQDAVSAMKEILTASNRINDIIGVIDEIAFQTNLLALNAAVEAARAGEQGRGFAVVAAEVRNLSQRSADAAKEIKDLIRDSVEKVKIGSSLVNDSGETLQEIVHSVEHVANMIAEVSNAATEQSSGIEQVNQAVNQMDEVTQQNASLVEQASVASSAMSEQVNHMTQLIQFFKLEQAKQEEHMQTIASTSQRHRLPNQQGSHQQATNANYNQGHGQSTAPITAQQQQSNNKAIAALSNNDNWDEF; via the coding sequence ATGGCAATGAAAATCAACATGCCAATTACAGATACAGAACAATTTATGAAAGAAGGAGACATACTTGTTTCCAAGACCGATTTAAAAGGTTCGATTACCTTCGTTAATCGTGCCTTTATTGAATTAAGTGGATTCACGGAAGCAGAGTTATTACGCAAAAGCCACAGTATTGTACGACACCCAGATATGCCACCAGCCGCCTTTAAAGATCTCTGGGAAACAATTCAGCAAGGAAACCCTTGGACAGGTATTATTAAAAATAGAGTTAAAAATGGTGATTTTTACTGGGTAGTCGCTAACGTTATTCCGATTAAGAAAAATGGTCAAGTAATAGAGTATATGTCGGTGAGAACCAAACCGACTCTGCAAGAAATCAAAAATGCAGAACTCACCTACCAAGCAATGAACGCTGATAATCAGCCCCGTAAAAACCCACTTGTTACGCTCAATAAATTATTTGTTAACGCTGGATTAAAAGCCAAGCTGTCAATATTAACCCTGTTCATCGCCTTTATTTTAATTGCAGGTGCGCTCGTTCAATATGCCAGCGTGAATAAAATTGATACAACATGGGACAACTACCAAGCGAATGTCGCGGAACGCTCATCACTCATTAAGCACATGACAGCCTCATTAGGGTATGGCGGCATCATTCACCAATTTAAAAATTATGTGCTACGCCAAGATGATCGTTACCGAGAACAGTTTATTCAAAGTTACACTACCTTGTTAGATCAAATAAACCGCTATCAAGCACTCCCTAATATCAGCTTAGAAGAACAAAGTGCATTAAAATCGATTTCCGACGTAGTTAATGAATATCGTCATAATCTGGATAATGTCCAGTCTCTCATCGCGAATAACGCCAGCGTCAGTCAAATTGATCGTAGTGTAAAAATCGATGACAAAGTGGCACTTAATGCACTTTCAGAGTTGCTACAAAGTCACACAGACCTCACTCAAGAAACAGCAAGTACACTGCATGCTCAATTGACAGACTCACTAATGAGCATTGCAATTGAACGCTCAATCACCTTCCTCATCCTCGCATTTCTTGCGGCAATGGTACTCCGTAGAGCAGTGATAAAACCTGTAAAACAACTCATCGGTATTTTCAATAACATTAATGAAGGTAAGTTTGAGAACAAATTTGAAATTCGTAATAACAATGAATTTGGTAAGCTATTTCAAGCCCTCTACACTACTCAAACCAAACTCAACTTTGATATTCAAGAGTCACGCTTAACCGCGGAAGAAGCATTACGGATCAAGAATGCGCTAGACAACGTGTCAGCGAATGTCATGGTTACAGATGGCCAACGTAATATTATTTATTTGAATGAATCGGTTCGTAAATTACTTAAGAATGCCGAAAACGATATCAAAAAAGAGTTACCTAACTTTAATGCGGATACTTTACTCGGCGATAATATCGATATATTCCACAAACAACCACAGCATCAGCAACAGCTGCTACAGGGACTCTCATCAACTCACCAAGCTAGTATTAAGATTGGAGGCAGAACGATGCAGCTAACCTTTAACCCCGTAACAAACTCAGCCAATGAGCGTTTAGGAACTGTGGTGGAATGGAATGATAAAACAGCCGAATTAGCCATTGAGCAAGAGATCGATGCGATTGTTGCCTCTGCAGTAAACGGGGATTTATCTAAACGAATTAACCTAGAAGGTAAGAATGAATTCTTTACTAAGTTAAGTAGCGGCTTGAATGAATTACTCGAAAGTTCATCATTATTTGTCAGCGATGTTGGAAGCCTGTTCTCTCGTATGGCCGAAGGTGATTTAACCCAGTCAATCGAGCAAGAGTACAATGGTGAATTTCAAAAAATCAAAAATGATGCCAATAATACTATCGATAAACTAACGACTATTATCAACCAGATCCGCACCTCTGCAGATACGGTAAATACAGCATCACACGAGATTGCATTGGGTAATACAGACCTGAGCCAACGCACAGAAGAACAAGCTTGTTCTCTAGAGCAAACAGCATCGAGTATGGAAGAAATCACGGCAACCGTGAAACAAAGTGCAGCCAATACCGACGAAGCAAATAAACTAGCCACAGAAGCTAAAAATAAAGCACAGAACGGTGGTAAAACGGTGCAAGACGCGGTTTCTGCAATGAAGGAAATTCTCACGGCGAGTAACCGTATCAATGATATTATCGGCGTCATTGATGAAATCGCATTTCAAACTAACCTACTCGCACTCAATGCCGCTGTGGAAGCAGCCCGAGCAGGTGAGCAAGGCCGTGGCTTTGCAGTGGTTGCCGCTGAAGTGAGAAATCTGTCACAGCGTTCGGCAGATGCAGCAAAAGAAATTAAAGATCTAATCCGTGACAGTGTTGAAAAAGTAAAAATAGGTTCATCACTGGTTAATGATTCAGGTGAGACTTTACAAGAAATTGTGCATTCAGTTGAACATGTAGCTAATATGATTGCAGAGGTCAGTAACGCTGCAACAGAGCAATCTAGCGGTATTGAACAAGTGAACCAAGCTGTCAATCAAATGGACGAAGTGACACAACAAAATGCATCACTGGTAGAGCAAGCGTCAGTAGCAAGTTCGGCCATGTCGGAGCAGGTTAATCATATGACGCAATTAATTCAATTCTTTAAGCTCGAACAAGCGAAGCAAGAAGAACATATGCAGACTATAGCGTCTACCTCGCAAAGACATAGACTACCCAATCAGCAGGGCTCACACCAGCAAGCAACAAATGCGAACTACAACCAAGGTCACGGACAGTCTACGGCGCCTATCACAGCGCAACAGCAGCAGTCCAATAACAAGGCAATAGCCGCATTATCAAATAACGACAATTGGGATGAATTTTAA
- a CDS encoding O-antigen ligase family protein: MINIEAVSPRLQLLLSFIFTLAIGLLWYKTKMWAVPAVLVIAPLFLILVLRVPFYIVITFIIFSYFRIHEAFPILMPFRIPLAFSLMSFFVLGWHIYLSNNIKVYWSTELTFVCLFLGWAGFGIFFSYNPGASITLFSNVVIKIWVMTIAICWLVRTIHHFRIATYLYVVAGVLVGLKAISNKLQGIGLVEGTRVTISRELGSMIGDPNDLSLVLLFPMSFTLSNLLQPNIGKFHRFLLAVAYVILFWAIIATQSRGGLMGIMAVTGYFAIKRIKNKIYVLAGAAALLPILLLVAGIAGRSSGGAAEEGIDESAMGRIYAWIASWGMAVENPLTGVGINNFYLNYYLFSPFWDGKNHAVHSTWFQVLGETGFVGLGLLIALITVTFKQLWRTEVNSRALPIGERNTIVTCNDGIFAGLIAFCIAGTFLTQGFTWPLYILLSMNVALAKILSEKLAINVSHNTPNEDPKKWLKEVGNNR, from the coding sequence ATGATAAATATCGAGGCGGTTAGTCCGCGTTTACAATTGTTATTAAGCTTCATATTTACGCTGGCTATTGGCTTACTTTGGTATAAAACCAAAATGTGGGCGGTGCCTGCAGTATTAGTCATTGCCCCGTTGTTTTTGATTTTAGTATTGAGAGTCCCTTTTTATATTGTAATTACCTTCATTATTTTCTCTTATTTTCGCATTCATGAAGCCTTCCCAATATTGATGCCTTTCCGTATTCCTTTAGCATTTTCATTGATGTCGTTTTTTGTGTTGGGTTGGCATATATATTTGAGTAACAACATTAAAGTTTATTGGTCAACAGAGCTGACCTTTGTATGTTTGTTCCTAGGCTGGGCTGGTTTTGGGATCTTTTTTTCTTATAACCCTGGTGCTTCTATTACACTATTTTCAAATGTTGTTATTAAAATTTGGGTAATGACGATTGCGATCTGCTGGTTGGTACGTACGATTCACCATTTCCGTATTGCGACTTATCTATATGTAGTGGCTGGGGTATTAGTTGGGTTAAAAGCGATCAGTAATAAACTGCAGGGCATTGGACTTGTAGAAGGAACACGAGTGACTATTTCACGGGAATTAGGGTCAATGATTGGTGATCCAAATGATCTTTCACTCGTGCTTTTGTTTCCTATGTCATTTACGTTATCAAATCTGCTGCAGCCTAATATTGGTAAGTTTCACCGATTCTTATTGGCGGTTGCCTACGTTATTTTATTTTGGGCAATTATTGCAACACAAAGTCGAGGCGGGCTAATGGGGATCATGGCGGTGACGGGCTATTTTGCGATTAAACGAATCAAAAATAAGATATATGTTTTAGCGGGGGCCGCAGCGTTATTACCTATTTTATTATTAGTGGCTGGTATTGCAGGTCGTTCGTCTGGTGGTGCTGCGGAAGAAGGGATTGATGAATCGGCGATGGGGCGTATTTATGCTTGGATTGCGTCATGGGGAATGGCGGTGGAGAATCCATTAACGGGTGTGGGCATTAATAATTTTTATCTTAACTATTATCTTTTTAGTCCTTTTTGGGATGGGAAAAACCACGCGGTACACAGTACGTGGTTTCAGGTATTAGGTGAAACAGGCTTTGTAGGGTTAGGATTACTTATTGCGCTTATTACGGTGACCTTTAAACAGTTGTGGCGGACAGAAGTAAACAGTCGCGCTTTGCCGATTGGCGAGCGTAATACGATTGTGACGTGTAATGATGGTATTTTTGCAGGGTTAATCGCTTTCTGTATCGCAGGGACATTTTTGACTCAGGGCTTTACTTGGCCGTTGTACATTTTATTGTCAATGAATGTGGCACTGGCTAAGATTCTATCTGAAAAACTCGCAATTAATGTTTCACATAATACCCCAAACGAAGATCCAAAAAAGTGGCTTAAAGAAGTAGGAAATAATAGATAA